One stretch of Podospora bellae-mahoneyi strain CBS 112042 chromosome 2, whole genome shotgun sequence DNA includes these proteins:
- a CDS encoding hypothetical protein (COG:E; MEROPS:MER0094876; EggNog:ENOG503NVWF) produces the protein MVLTTASVFPSKGGHQFMPWPSRRSVVHSTKGIVACSQPLAARCGLEILRKGGNAADAAVAVAAGINMTEPCQTGIGGDMFCLFYDAKTKKVSALNGSGRAGGKCTLETIRGSLGLGGADEEGKIPMSSVHAVTVPGAAAGWVDTVERFGSGKLSLEEILGPAIQLGEEGFPVHEQTATIWAQGEQSLRDASPNFREMLKADPNAPDGVRAPKAGDIIKLPNLAKTFRALATEGKKGFYTGRIAEEIVKVTTSLGGHLTLEDLEHHLTTGSEAVEPISLKFTGQGAGKAENAGVEVWEHPPNGQGIVALMALGILQQLELSGKIPTWTEKDHNTAPYLHAIIESLRIAFSDANWFLADPNVSDVPTAGLLSPEYLSERAKLFSPTKSTPELIPHGSPALRSSDTVYFAVSDSEGNAISFINSNYGGFGTGIIPAGCGFTLQNRGANFSLDPKHPNVLAPRKRPYHTIIPGLVTNINDRSLHSVFGVMGGFMQPQGHVQTLLGQIVGGLSPQQALDAPRVCIGAGMPENGKVYDMRVYVEEGMPEETIRGLEELGHQVTVVRATPGDKWQSRSLFGRGQIIRWTVDSVEENRGVWSAGSDMRGDGGAYPA, from the exons atGGTTCTTACCACAGCGTCGGTTTTTCCTTCCAAGGGTGGGCATCAGTTCATGCCTTGGCCTTCCCGGCGCAGTGTGGTTCATAGCACCAAGGGGATTGTTGCTTGCTCTCAGCCTTTGGCGGCGAGGTGCGGGTTGGAGATtttgagaaagggggggaatgCTGCT gatgctgctgtggcggTCGCTGCGGGGATTAACATGACCGAGCCATGCCAGACGGGCATTGGAGGGGATATGTTTTGTCTGTTTTATGACGCCAAAACGAAAAAGGTGTCGGCGCTGAACGGCTCGGGGAGGGCAGGCGGGAAATGCACGCTTGAGACAATCAgagggagtttggggttgggtggagcggatgaggaggggaagattcCGATGAGTAGTGTCCATGCTGTTACTGTGcctggggcggcggcggggtgggTTGATACTGTTGAGAGGTTTGGGAGTGGAAAGCTGAGTTTggaggagattttggggCCGGCGATAcagctgggggaggaggggttccCGGTTCATGAGCAGACGGCTACCATT TGGGCTCAAGGAGAGCAATCGCTTCGAGATGCCTCTCCCAACTTTAGGGAGATGTTAAAGGCTGATCCAAACGCCCCTGATGGTGTCAGAGCTCCCAAAGCAGGGGACATCATCAAGCTTCCCAACCTGGCCAAAACATTTCGTGCCCTCGCCACAGAAGGCAAAAAGGGGTTCTATACTGGCCGTATTGCAGAAGAAATCGTCAaagtcaccacctccctcggtGGCCACCTCACCCTGGAAGACCTGGAGCACCATCTCACCACCGGCTCCGAGGCCGTCGAGcccatctccctcaagtTCACCGGCCAAGGCGCCGGCAAGGCAGAAAACGCCGGTGTAGAAGTATGGGAACACCCCCCCAACGGCCAAGGCATCGTCGCCCTCATGGCCTTGGGAATTCTCCAACAACTCGAACTCTCGGGTAAGATCCCAACCTGGACAGAAAAAGACCACAACACCGCCCCGTACCTCCACGCCATCATTGAATCTCTCCGCATCGCCTTCTCCGACGCAAACTGGTTCCTTGCCGACCCCAACGTCAGCGATGTCCCCACCGCTGGTCTGTTGTCTCCAGAGTACCTCTCCGAAAGAGCCAAATTATTCTCGCCCACCAAGTCCACACCCGAGCTCATCCCCCATGGCTCTCCCGCCCTCCGATCCTCAGACACGGTTTACTTTGCCGTCTCCGACAGCGAAGGCAACGCAATCTCCTTTATCAACTCCAACTACGGCGGTTTCGGCACGGGCATCATCCCCGCCGGGTGTGGTttcaccctccaaaaccgGGGCGCGAACTTTTCTCTCGATCCCAAGCATCCCAACGTTCTTGctccgaggaagaggccgtATCATACCATTATTCCCGGTTTGGTGACCAACATCAACGATAGGAGCTTGCACAGTGTTTTTGGAGTCATGGGCGGGTTCATGCAGCCGCAGGGACATGTCCAGACGCTGCTGGGGCAGATTGTTGGGGGACTGAGCCCCCAGCAGGCGTTGGATGCGCCGAGGGTTTGTATCGGGGCGGGGATGCCCGAGAATGGAAAGGTGTATGATATGCGGGTgtatgttgaggaggggatgCCCGAGGAGACGATCAGgggcttggaggagctgggacATCAGGTTACCGTCGTCAGGGCGACGCCGGGGGACAAGTGGCAGTCTAGGTCGCTGTTTGGGCGTGGGCAGATTATTCGGTGGACGGTGGATAGTGTAGAGGAGAACAGGGGAGTTTGGTCGGCGGGTAGTGACAtgaggggtgatgggggtgctTATCCTGCTTAG
- the GRX5 gene encoding monothiol glutaredoxin grx5 (EggNog:ENOG503P2U5; COG:O), translating into MFARTILSRQLLRPAFAAPAAARTSFLTSIQARFLSDQTRQAIDKAVSSAPVVLFMKGTPETPQCGFSRASIQVLGMQGVDPAKFAAFNVLEDNELRQGIKEYSDWPTIPQLYIDKEFVGGCDIIVSMHQSGELAKLLEEKKVLAVEAEAAEEEAKKE; encoded by the exons ATGTTTGCCAGAACGATCCTCTCGAGG CAACTCCTCCGCCCGGCCTTTgccgccccagcagcagcccgcacctccttcctcacctcgATACAAGCCCGTTTCCTCTCGGACCAGACAAGACAAGCGATCGATAAGGCCGTCTCCTCGGCGCCCGTGGTCCTCTTCATGAAGGGCACCCCCGAGACGCCCCAGTGCGGCTTCTCGAGGGCGTCGATCCAGGTGCTGGGCATGCAGGGGGTGGACCCGGCCAAGTTTGCGGCGTTTAACGTTTTGGAGGACAATGAGCTGAGGCAGG GAATCAAGGAGTACAGCGACTGGCCCACCATTCCCCAGCTCTACATCGACAAGGAGTTCGTCGGCGGCTGCGACATAATCGTTTCCATGCACCAGAGCGGCGAGCTGGcgaagctgctggaggagaagaaggttttGGCTGTGGAAgctgaggctgctgaggaggaggccaagaaggagtGA
- a CDS encoding hypothetical protein (EggNog:ENOG503NXXQ; COG:Q), producing MVFDLVSSLMRMPYVPPSFFARFLLHQCLPIPIPDTDYTNKTVIVTGGNGGLGLEAVRHFARLGARVIIACRNADSGQQARNDIQRANYPGTVEVWPLDLCSFDSVKSFCVKANTVLDRLDVLLLNAGIMAKELQTPEEGGGYESTILTNVISTFLVAFMLMPLLKQTAEQQADKAVVTVVSSEAHFLTTFKERLEPNIFGCFRNGDFDPYENYSTSKLLDLLLARELANRLDASSPAGNSKVIVNSVNPGLCRSGLFNKVPLIVNLFIGFLSLIFARSSEQGSRTLLAAAAGGRETHGKYMDAAKVAQPSSFVMSDEGKRAQKQVWEELVNILDAVEKGVSKNI from the exons ATGGTCTTTGACCTGGTATCGTCGCTTATGCGCATGCCATACGT ACCCCCATCCTTCTTCGCACGCTTCTTACTCCACCAATGtctccccattcccatccctgATACGGACTACACCAACAAGACCGTTATTGTCACCGGAGGCAATGGCGGCCTTGGTCTCGAGGCTGTCCGCCACTTCGCCCGGCTCGGAGCGAGAGTGATTATTGCCTGCCGCAACGCTGACAGCGGTCAGCAAGCCAGAAATGACATACAGCGCGCCAATTACCCTGGCACAGTTGAGGTATGGCCACTTGATCTCTGCTCTTTTGACAGCGTCAAGTCCTTCTGCGTCAAGGCCAACACGGTATTGGACAGACTGGATGTTCTCCTGCTCAATGCAGGCATCATGGCCAAGGAGCTACAGACGCccgaagaaggtggtggttatgAGAGTACAATCTTGACCAATGTCATCTCGACATTTTTGGTGGCATTTATGTTGATGCCGTTGCTGAAGCAGACGGCCGAGCAGCAAGCGGACAAGGCTGTGGTGACAGTCGTTTCCAGTGAGGCTCACTTTTTG ACTACATTCAAGGAGCGCCTTGAGCCCAACATATTTGGATGCTTCCGAAATGGCGACTTTGATCCGTATGAGAACTACAGCACTAGTAAGCTTCTCGACCTATTGCTGGCTCGAGAGCTCGCCAACAGACTGGACGCCTCTTCTCCAGCGGGGAACAGCAAGGTTATTGTCAACAGTGTCAACCCAGGGTTGTGCAGGTCTGGATTGTTTAATAAGGTCCCTCTCATCGTCAACCTCTTCATTGGATTCCTCTCGCTCATCTTTGCACGATCATCTGAGCAAGGATCGAGAACAttgctggctgctgccgctggaGGACGAGAGACCCATGGCAAGTATATGGATGCCGCCAAGGTGGCTCAGCCCAGTTCGTTTGTGATGTCAGATGAGGGCAAGAGAGCCCAGAAACAGGTCTGGGAAGAGTTGGTCAACATTCTGGACGCTGTTGAGAAGGGGGTCAGTAAGAATATCTGA
- a CDS encoding hypothetical protein (EggNog:ENOG503NWQK; COG:I) — MVGPPPLQGIKVLEFAGLAPGPFAGLLLSDSGASILRIDRPSSSPSPLPTPDLLTRRKKSIAVDLKSPLGIELVKSLAAKADILIDPFRPGVLEKLGLGPSVLCSLNPRLIYARMTGFRRDGKWAKMAGHDINYLAVSGSLSLLGRKNSPPTPPVNILGDFAGGGATLFQGILLALLSRATTGKGQVVEANMVDGASYLATFPRFALHTMTGSLPRGENLLDSGCPYYDCYETRDGRWMAVGALEPQFFGDLIRGLGLEGQGWEERRYDRGNWGEFRGLLERRFKERTREEWERVFEGTDACCTPVLEYGELEREKEKRGGDQRPMVTLRETPLLGVVKGKDGDAVTHGQGEGVKGDGYRGEPLAPGEGGEELLEEWLGWKKGREFDVAGGGLVVKEKARL; from the exons ATGGTAGggccgcctcctctccaaggCATCAAGGTGCTTGAATTCGCCGGCCTGGCTCCAG GTCCCTTTGCCGGCCTACTTCTCTCCGACTCAGGCGCCTCGATCCTCCGCATCGACaggccctcttcctcgccctctccattACCAACCCCTGACCTCCTAACCCGTCGCAAAAAGTCCATCGCCGTGGATCTCAAGTCCCCCCTCGGCATCGAACTCGTCAAGTCCCTAGCAGCAAAAGCTGACATCCTCATTGACCCGTTCCGCCCCGGTGTCCTGGAAAAGCTCGGCCTAGGCCCTTCCGTCTTATGCTCTCTAAATCCAAGATTAATCTACGCCCGCATGACCGGCTTCCGCCGCGATGGGAAATGGGCCAAAATGGCAGGCCATGACATCAACTACCTCGCTGTTTCAGGGTCGTTATCTTTGCTAGGAAGGAAGAACAGtccgccaacaccaccggtcAACATTCTGGGTGATTTTGCTGGCGGGGGAGCCACGCTGTTCCAGGGGATACTCCTCGCGTTGCTGTCGAGGGCCACTACGGGGAAGGGACAGGTCGTGGAGGCGAATATGGTCGACGGGGCGTCGTATCTGGCTACTTTCCCGCGGTTCGCGCTGCACACCATGACTGGGTCGCTGCCGAGGGGGGAGAACTTGTTGGATAGTGGATGCCCTTATTATGACTGCTACGAGACAAGAGACGGGAGGTGGATGGCAGTTGGGGCGCTGGAGCCGCAGTTTTTTGGGGATTTGATcagggggttggggctggaggggcaaggttgggaggagaggaggtatGATAGGGGTAATTGGGGGGAGTTTAGGggtttgttggagaggagattcaaggagaggacgagggaggagtgggagagggtgtttgaGGGGACGGATGCGTGTTGTACGCCGGTGTTGGAGTATGGtgagttggagagggaaaaggagaagagggggggcGATCAGAGACCGATGGTCACGTTGAGGGAGACGCCacttttgggggtggtgaaaggAAAGGATGGAGATGCTGTCACGCATGgacaaggggagggagtgaaAGGAGATGGGTACAGAGGGGAGCCTCTGGCGCctggggagggtggcgaggAACTCTTGGAAGAgtggctgggttggaagaagggaagggagTTTGATGTGGCGggtggagggttggtggtgaaggaaaAGGCAAGGCTGTAA
- a CDS encoding hypothetical protein (EggNog:ENOG503P6XC; COG:O): MSSYHLHITNKNYSSWSLRPWLLMKELSLPFEEHLHPLAPGSGYRQPQWKSFSPVCHVPCLHYHHPPSGSSDPIILWESLAIVEFLHEQFPNSRIYPDSLPARAWARSAVAEMHAGFGSIRQEMGMNVSIRVELSDEAFNEGLVKDLRRINEVWEEGLAKFGGPFLAGGEFGAVDAFFAPVVLRLGSYLGAAERFLGERAKGYMERINGLEGVREWVAAGVKEKERHEAHEVESLEGPGRKLVRDLREEEQSSGRA; encoded by the coding sequence aTGTCCTCCTACCAcctccacatcaccaacaaaaacTACTCCTCCTGGTCCCTCCGCCCCTGGCTCCTGATGAAGgagctctccctccccttcgaGGAGCACCTCCACCCGCTGGCCCCCGGCTCCGGCTACCGCCAGCCCCAGTGGAAGTCTTTCTCCCCCGTCTGCCACGTCCCCTGCTTgcactaccaccaccccccttccgGCTCCTCTGATCCAATCATCCTGTGGGAAtccctcgccatcgtcgAGTTCCTCCACGAGCAGTTCCCCAACAGCAGAATCTACCCCGACTCCCTACCCGCACGCGCCTGGGCACGGTCAGCAGTGGCGGAGATGCACGCCGGGTTTGGGAGCATAAGgcaggagatggggatgaatGTTTCCATTCGGGTGGAGCTGTCAGACGAGGCGTTTAacgaggggttggtgaaggacCTGAGGAGGATCAACgaggtttgggaggaagggCTAGCAAAGTTTGGTGGGCCTTTCCTTGCGGGAGGGGAGTTTGGGGCGGTGGATGCTTTTTTCGCGCCGGTGGTATTGCGGCTTGGGAGTTACTTGGGGGCGGCGGAAAGGTTCctgggggagagggcgaagggGTATATGGAGAGGATCAATGGGCTGGAGGGCgtgagggagtgggttgctgctggggtgaaggagaaggagaggcatGAGGCGCATGAGGtggagagcttggaggggccggggaggaagctggtgagggatttgagggaagaggagcaaAGTTCGGGGCGAGcgtga
- the WRS1 gene encoding tryptophan--tRNA ligase (EggNog:ENOG503NTXH; COG:J; BUSCO:EOG092624KK): MAETANAVALNESQIPEVPAEAAAQGSKQTVDPWNVQGEVGADGQIKAINYDKLIEEFGTKKIDEELLARFERVTGKKPHHFLRRGIVFSHRDFELILDRYERNEPFFLYTGRGPSSDSIHVGHCTPFMFTKWLQDTFDVPLVIMLTDDEKYLFSEKRTIEEVQGYCDSNIRDIISMGFDPNKTFIFSDYDYVGGAFYRQITRLAKHITLNQARAIFGFNDSSNIGKIHFGSIQGAAAFANSFPHIFGEDEKKTVGIPCLIPCAVDQDPYFRATRDVAARLTYQGVRFAKPSLIHSLFLPALQGPGTKMSASIDSSAIFMTDTPNQIKNKVNKYAFSGGKVSVEEHRAVGGDTDVDVAYQYLRFFLEDDEELEKIRVAYSKGELLTGELKALCIKELQTFVAAFQERRAKVDDAAVKEFTDIRPLTWMGNPKVPKADIVVPKLEGAEGAEGGDGKLTKNQLKKLEKQRQIEAKKAQKAKEKEGSAAA, encoded by the exons ATGGCCGAAACCGCCAATGCCGTGGCTCTCAATGAGTCTCAAATCCCCGAAGTCCCGGCCGAAGCTGCTGCCCAAGGGTCCAAGCAGACAGTTGACCCCTGGAACGTTCAAGGGGAGGTCGGCGCAGACGGCCAGATCAAGGCAATCAACTACGACAAGCTGATTGAGGAGTTTGGCACCAAGAAGATTGACGAGGAGCTCCTCGCCAGGTTCGAGCGCGTAACGGGGAAGAAGCCACACCATTTTCTCCGCAGAGGCATCGTCTTTTCGCATCGCGACTTCGAGCTTATTCTCGACCGATACGAGCGCAATGAGCCATTCTTTCTGTACACTGGACGTGGGCCCTCGAGCGACTCCATCCATGTTGGACACTGCACGCCCTTTATGTTTACAAAAT GGCTTCAGGATACCTTTGACGTTCCT CTTGTAATCATGTTGACGGACGACGAAAAATACCTGTTCTCGGAGAAGCGCACAATTGAGGAAGTTCAAGGGTACTGCGACAGCAATATTCGGGACATTATCAGCATGGGCTTTGACCCAAACAAGACATTCATTTTCTCTGAT TACGACTACGTTGGCGGCGCATTCTATCGCCAAATCACGCGGTTAGCGAAGCACATCACGCTCAACCAAGCGCGTGCCATTTTCGGCTTCAACGACTCCTCCAACATTGGCAAGATTCACTTTGGAAGTATTCAGGGTGCTGCTGCCTTTGCCAACAGCTTCCCTCACATTTTCGGTGAGGACGAAAAGAAGACCGTCGGCATCCCATGCTTGAT TCCATGTGCCGTTGATCAGGACCCATATTTCAGAG CGACCCGTGATGTTGCCGCCAGACTTACCTACCAGGGGGTGCGGTTTGCGAAGCCGTCCCTGATCCATTCTTTGTTCTTGCCAGCCCTCCAGGGGCCAGGCACGAAGATG TCTGCCTCGATTGATTCCAGCGCCATCTTCATGACCGACACTCCCAACCagatcaagaacaaggttAACAAATACGCCTTCAGTGGTGGCAAGGTGTCCGTCGAGGAGCACCGCGCAGTGGGAGGTGACACAGACGTAGACGTTGCCTACCAGTACCTCCGCTTCTTcctcgaggatgacgaagaaCTTGAGAAGATCCGGGTCGCCTACTCTAAGGGTGAGCTCCTCACGGGTGAGCTCAAGGCGCTTTGCATCAAGGAGCTCCAGACTTTCGTCGCGGCGTTCCAGGAGAGGAGAGCCAAGGTCGACGATGCAGCTGTCAAGGAATTCACCGACATCAGACCTCTCACCTGGATGGGCAACCCCAAAGTACCCAAGGCCGATATTGTGGTACCAAAGCTAGAAGGTGCTGAGGGTgccgagggcggtgatgggaaACTCACAAAGAACCAAttgaagaagctggaaaagCAGAGACAGAtagaggcgaagaaggcccagaaggccaaggagaaggagggttCTGCCGCTGCTTAG
- the MRF1 gene encoding Peptide chain release factor 1, mitochondrial (EggNog:ENOG503NX8M; COG:J), which yields MLAAPWVCRSCVRSLRRIGFSQQFLRRASTDSFKLPPALLDRARFLTAEHDQLTAQLADNFDEKIAKRAGEVHRIAEAFKKFEHAKTSLRELEGLLKSDDAEMREMAQEDLAATNEQLAESSRNLSVALTPKHPFADMPCLIEVVPGPGGTEGRFFADSVFKMYQAYCANKGFRTKVVQYLAADSTGEKGGDGETALQEAVLEVMEEGAYAHFRGEAGMHRVQRVPATEKSGRTHTSAVAVWVLPSFAENATASDGDWDNPESDFYIDPAEVKSEKMRASGAGGQHVNKTESAIRLTHIPTGITVSMQDSRSQHTNRADAWRLLRSRIAQKRREAREEAARALRSSVLSSAQLTRGDKIRTYNYGQDRCTDHRAGLDVHNLPDVLRGGDTLGKVIDAVHGWLAEKDIQALLADEEAAAAAANAPGKGKKGK from the exons ATGTTGGCGGCACCATGGGTGTGTCGAAGCTGCGTGCGATCGCTCAGGCGAATCGGCTTTTCGCAGCAGTTTCTACGGAGGGCTAGCACAG ACTCCTTCAAGCTTCCCCCAGCTCTCCTCGACCGCGCAAGATTTCTTACCGCCGAACACGATCAATTGACGGCACAACTAGCTGACAACTTTGACGAAAAGATTGCAAAGCGTGCAGGCGAAGTCCACAGGATCGCAGAGGCCTTCAAGAAGTTTGAGCATGCCAAGACTTCTCTccgggagctggaggggctCTTGAAGTCAGACGATGCTGAAATGCGGGAGATGGCGCAAGAAGACCTCGCGGCTACCAATGAGCAGCTGGCTGAGTCGAGTCGGAATCTGTCCGTGGCTTTGACTCCCAAGCATCCCTTTGCCGACATGCCGTGCCTCATTGAAGTCGTCCCTGGGCCAGGAGGAACCGAAGGTCGCTTCTTTGCCGACTCGGTATTCAAGATGTACCAAGCATATTGCGCCAATAAAGGCTTCCGCACAAAGGTTGTACAGTACTTGGCCGCCGACAGTACCGGCGAaaagggaggtgatggggagaCAGCCCTTCAGGAAGCTGTACttgaggtgatggaggagggagcgTATGCCCACTTCCGTGGTGAAGCGGGCATGCATCGGGTTCAGCGTGTCCCGGCAACGGAGAAGAGTGGAAGGACTCATACGAGTGCTGTAGCTGTCTGGGTGCTGCCGTCTTTCGCTGAGAACGCCACAGCCTCTGATGGTGACTGGGACAACCCGGAGAGTGACTTCTACATCGACCCGGCCGAGGTGAAATCTGAAAAGATGCGAGCCAGCGGAGCAGGAGGACAGCACGTCAACAAAACCGAGTCTGCTATTCGGTTGACGCACATTCCCACGGGCATCACCGTCAGCATGCAGGATTCTCGTTCACAACACACCAATCGAGCCGATGCCTGGAGGTTACTTCGATCAAGAATTGCACAGAAAAGGCGTGAGGCCAGAGAAGAGGCCGCTAGGGCACTAAGAAGCAGCGTGTTGTCATCAGCGCAGCTTACACGGGGCGATAAAATCAGAACCTACAACTATGGCCAGGACAGGTGTACCGACCATAGGGCCGGGCTTGACGTCCACAATCTACCAGATGTGCTCAGGGGTGGTGACACCCTGGGTAAGGTGATTGATGCTGTCCATGGCTGGCTCGCCGAGAAGGATATCCAGGCCTTGCTGGCAGATGAGgaggccgctgctgctgctgcgaacGCCCCTGGTaaagggaagaaagggaaataA
- a CDS encoding hypothetical protein (EggNog:ENOG503NV40; COG:O) encodes MRLIPVLGFLLTAVEGLRTGRGSPLLRPGISKHINKVDKSTAAVFPDPQDKPFPKHNFLNANSAKFAVNGTAIPDLDFDVGESRAAPLSRVFYKNIVPSFGHQGL; translated from the exons ATGCGCCTCATCCCTGTGTTGGGCTTCCTCCTTACGGCAGTCGAAGGGCTCCGCACAGGAAGGGGTAGTCCTCTCCTGCGTCCGGGCATCTCGAAACACATCAACAAGGTCGACAAAtcgactgctgctgtgtttCCTGACCCTCAAGACAAGCCGTTTCCCAAGCACAATTTTCTGAACGCCAACAGCGCGA AATTTGCCGTCAATGGCACCGCCATTCCCGATCTCGActttgatgttggcgagTC CCGGGCTGCTCCTCTTTCGAGGGTCTTCTACAAGAACATCGTCCCTTCCTTTGGCCACCAGGGACTCTAA